One window of Fusobacterium polymorphum genomic DNA carries:
- the creD gene encoding cell envelope integrity protein CreD, translated as MDNNLQPQIPPYVKRTVSPVMKKIAFLFIFVIILQIPLFLVGDLITDRGYLFNQTVTEIGNEWGKSQKIIAPVITVSYTDTSINNKDSVTNASNTKAVAVVPVERKFAILPEELNATIEMKDEVRQRGIYNATVYNANMKLTGYFSSKDFPEDKEVQAALSIGLSDTKALVKINKLKIGDIEQDLEAMSGTMATPLITNGISGQLGPEHNSIMDKEKIPFEIDIDFRGSRDISILPLGKKNHFEIKSNWKSPSFSGVLPTERTIDENGFLAKWEVSNLIRNYPQIIDVNEDKYSDFYDNSSESYESYGNYYSDGNTIVKVALFDSVTSYTQIYRACKYGILFIMMSLVVVYIFEVVSKKAAHYVQYGVVGFSLVIFYLLLLSLSEHIGFEWAYLVSSLAIVIPNSMYVTSMTSNKKFGIGMFIFLSGIYAILFSILRMEQYALLTGSLLILAVLYAVMYLTKKADIFQSLESKE; from the coding sequence ATGGATAATAACTTACAACCACAAATACCACCTTATGTAAAAAGAACAGTTTCACCTGTTATGAAGAAAATAGCATTCTTATTTATTTTTGTAATAATATTACAAATACCCTTGTTTTTAGTAGGAGATTTAATAACAGATAGAGGATATTTATTTAATCAAACAGTGACTGAAATTGGGAATGAATGGGGAAAAAGTCAAAAAATTATAGCACCTGTTATTACAGTTTCATATACAGATACAAGCATAAATAATAAAGATAGTGTTACTAATGCTAGTAATACAAAAGCTGTTGCAGTAGTTCCAGTTGAAAGAAAGTTTGCAATATTGCCAGAGGAGCTTAATGCTACTATTGAAATGAAAGATGAAGTTAGACAAAGAGGTATCTACAATGCAACTGTCTATAATGCAAATATGAAATTAACAGGATATTTTTCATCTAAGGATTTTCCAGAAGATAAAGAAGTACAAGCTGCTTTATCTATTGGACTATCAGATACAAAAGCTCTAGTAAAAATCAATAAATTAAAGATAGGAGATATAGAACAAGACTTAGAAGCTATGTCTGGAACTATGGCTACTCCTTTGATAACAAATGGAATATCTGGACAACTAGGACCTGAACATAATAGTATTATGGACAAAGAGAAGATTCCTTTTGAAATAGACATAGATTTTAGAGGAAGTAGAGATATTTCAATATTACCACTTGGAAAGAAAAATCATTTTGAAATAAAATCTAATTGGAAATCTCCAAGCTTCTCAGGTGTTTTACCTACTGAAAGAACTATTGATGAAAACGGTTTCTTAGCTAAATGGGAAGTTTCAAACTTAATTAGAAATTATCCACAAATTATAGATGTAAATGAAGATAAATACAGTGATTTCTATGATAATAGTTCAGAAAGTTATGAAAGTTATGGAAATTATTACAGTGATGGAAATACTATTGTAAAAGTAGCACTATTTGATTCTGTAACTAGTTATACTCAAATATATAGAGCTTGTAAATATGGAATATTATTTATAATGATGAGTTTAGTTGTAGTTTATATATTTGAAGTTGTTAGCAAAAAGGCTGCTCACTATGTACAATATGGAGTTGTAGGATTTTCACTTGTTATATTCTATCTATTACTTTTATCATTGTCAGAACATATAGGTTTTGAATGGGCATACTTAGTTTCTTCATTAGCAATAGTAATCCCAAACTCAATGTATGTAACAAGTATGACTTCTAATAAAAAGTTTGGTATAGGAATGTTTATCTTCTTAAGTGGTATTTATGCAATACTATTCTCTATTTTAAGAATGGAACAATATGCATTACTTACTGGAAGTTTATTAATTCTTGCTGTCCTTTATGCAGTGATGTACCTAACAAAGAAAGCAGATATTTTCCAATCTCTTGAAAGTAAGGAATAA
- a CDS encoding MurR/RpiR family transcriptional regulator produces MYKKKILEKLKNTKPTKKEKRIAEFFLDEEQRVFLMNVADIAKAIDVSDTSVIRFIKSLGFRNFTDFKNSGQENIKSRLDKTNDFIKNLDIIKENSIEQLYINKINEEVNKIFNSISQKQIKKISSLIIKAKHKYVVGFKSTAGISNFFGVRLGFMLENVSTFNIDDSVVINSIFNIKKEDVLIIFDYPMYSKVAKVLAKMTKENKAKIILFTDSDNAPLAEYSDILYKVKLNGISVFNSLISTQILVEYLLTYISQFIEEKAKIRFTKIRKYLIEKL; encoded by the coding sequence ATGTATAAGAAAAAAATTTTGGAAAAACTAAAAAATACAAAACCTACAAAAAAAGAAAAAAGAATAGCTGAGTTTTTTTTAGATGAAGAACAAAGAGTTTTTTTAATGAATGTGGCAGATATTGCAAAAGCAATAGATGTTAGTGACACATCTGTGATAAGATTTATTAAAAGTTTAGGTTTTAGAAACTTTACGGATTTCAAAAATAGTGGACAGGAAAATATAAAAAGTCGTTTAGATAAAACTAATGATTTTATTAAGAACCTAGATATAATAAAAGAAAATTCAATAGAACAACTCTATATAAATAAAATAAATGAAGAAGTAAATAAAATTTTTAATTCCATTTCTCAAAAACAAATTAAAAAAATTTCAAGCCTAATTATAAAAGCAAAACATAAATATGTTGTTGGCTTTAAAAGTACAGCAGGTATTTCTAATTTCTTTGGAGTTCGTTTAGGTTTCATGTTAGAAAATGTCTCTACATTTAATATAGATGATTCTGTTGTCATTAATTCTATATTTAATATAAAGAAAGAAGATGTTTTAATAATTTTTGACTATCCAATGTATTCAAAGGTAGCAAAAGTTTTAGCAAAAATGACAAAAGAAAATAAAGCTAAAATAATATTATTTACAGATTCTGATAATGCTCCTTTAGCTGAATATTCTGATATTCTATATAAGGTGAAGTTAAATGGAATAAGTGTTTTTAATTCTCTTATCTCAACTCAAATTTTAGTTGAATATCTTCTTACATATATAAGTCAATTTATAGAGGAAAAAGCTAAAATTAGATTTACTAAAATAAGGAAATATCTGATAGAAAAGCTTTAA
- a CDS encoding tyrosine phenol-lyase, translated as MRFEDYPAEPFRIKSVETVKMIDKATREEVIKKAGYNTFLINSEDVYIDLLTDSGTNAMSDKQWAGLMQGDEAYAGSRNFFHLEETVQEIFGFKHIVPTHQGRGAENILSQIAIKPGQYVPGNMYFTTTRYHQERNGGIFKDIIRDEAHDATLNVPFKGDIDLNKLQKLIDEVGAENIAYVCLAVTVNLAGGQPVSMKNMKAVRELTKKHGIKVFYDATRCVENAYFIKEQEEGYADKTIKEIVHEMFSYADGCTMSGKKDCLVNIGGFLCMNDEDLFLAAKELVVVYEGMPSYGGLAGRDMEAMAIGLKESLQYEYIRHRVLQVRYLGEKLKEAGVPILEPVGGHAVFLDARRFCPHIPQEEFPAQALAAAIYVECGVRTMERGIISAGRDVKTGENHKPKLETVRVTIPRRVYTYKHMDIVAEGIIKLYKHKEDIKPLEFVYEPKQLRFFTARFGIKK; from the coding sequence ATGAGATTTGAAGATTATCCAGCAGAGCCATTTAGAATTAAAAGTGTAGAAACTGTAAAAATGATTGATAAGGCAACAAGAGAAGAAGTAATTAAAAAAGCAGGATACAATACTTTCTTAATTAACTCTGAAGATGTTTATATTGATTTATTAACTGATAGTGGAACTAATGCTATGAGTGATAAACAATGGGCAGGACTTATGCAAGGTGACGAAGCCTATGCAGGAAGTAGAAACTTCTTCCACTTAGAAGAAACTGTACAAGAAATATTTGGGTTTAAACATATAGTGCCTACTCACCAAGGAAGAGGAGCAGAAAATATTTTATCTCAAATAGCTATAAAACCTGGACAATATGTTCCTGGAAATATGTATTTTACAACTACTAGATATCACCAAGAAAGAAATGGTGGAATATTTAAAGATATCATAAGAGATGAAGCACATGATGCAACTCTTAATGTTCCTTTCAAAGGAGATATAGATTTAAATAAATTACAAAAATTAATAGATGAAGTTGGAGCAGAAAACATTGCTTATGTATGTTTAGCTGTAACTGTAAACCTTGCTGGTGGACAACCAGTTTCTATGAAAAATATGAAGGCAGTTAGAGAATTAACTAAAAAACATGGAATCAAAGTTTTCTATGATGCAACTAGATGTGTTGAAAATGCTTACTTCATTAAAGAACAAGAAGAAGGATATGCAGATAAAACTATAAAAGAAATAGTACATGAAATGTTTAGTTATGCTGATGGATGTACTATGAGTGGTAAAAAAGATTGTCTTGTTAATATTGGTGGATTCTTATGTATGAATGATGAAGATCTATTCTTAGCAGCAAAAGAATTAGTTGTTGTTTATGAAGGTATGCCATCTTATGGTGGACTTGCTGGTAGAGATATGGAAGCTATGGCAATAGGATTAAAAGAATCTTTACAATATGAATATATAAGACATAGAGTTTTACAAGTTAGATACCTAGGAGAAAAATTAAAAGAAGCTGGAGTACCTATACTTGAACCAGTTGGAGGACATGCTGTATTCTTAGATGCTAGAAGATTCTGCCCTCATATCCCTCAAGAAGAATTCCCAGCTCAAGCACTTGCAGCAGCAATTTATGTTGAATGTGGTGTAAGAACTATGGAAAGAGGAATTATCTCTGCAGGTAGAGATGTAAAAACTGGTGAAAACCATAAACCTAAACTAGAAACTGTTAGAGTTACTATCCCAAGAAGAGTTTATACTTACAAACATATGGATATAGTAGCAGAAGGAATAATAAAATTATATAAACATAAAGAAGATATAAAACCATTAGAATTTGTATATGAACCAAAACAATTAAGATTCTTTACAGCTAGATTTGGAATAAAAAAATAA
- the ahpC gene encoding alkyl hydroperoxide reductase subunit C, with translation MSLIGKKVPEFKATAFKKGEKDFITVTDKDLLGKWSVFVFYPADFTFVCPTELEDLQDNYEAFKKEGAEVYSVSCDTAFVHKAWADHSERISKVTYSMVADPTGFLARAFEVMIEEEGLALRGSFVINPEGIIVAYEVHDNGIGREAKELLRKLQGAKFVAEHGEVCPAKWQPGSETLKPSLDLIGEL, from the coding sequence ATGTCATTAATAGGAAAAAAAGTTCCAGAATTTAAAGCAACAGCTTTCAAAAAAGGTGAAAAGGATTTTATCACAGTTACAGATAAAGATTTATTAGGAAAATGGTCAGTATTCGTATTCTACCCAGCAGATTTTACATTTGTATGTCCTACTGAATTAGAAGATTTACAAGATAATTATGAAGCATTCAAAAAAGAAGGAGCAGAAGTTTACTCAGTTTCTTGTGATACTGCATTCGTTCATAAAGCATGGGCAGATCATTCAGAAAGAATTTCAAAAGTTACTTACTCAATGGTAGCAGACCCTACTGGATTCTTAGCAAGAGCTTTTGAAGTTATGATAGAAGAAGAAGGATTAGCATTAAGAGGAAGTTTTGTAATCAATCCAGAAGGAATAATTGTTGCTTACGAAGTACATGACAATGGAATTGGAAGAGAAGCTAAAGAATTATTAAGAAAACTTCAAGGAGCAAAATTTGTTGCTGAACATGGAGAAGTATGTCCAGCTAAATGGCAACCTGGAAGCGAAACTTTAAAACCTAGCTTAGATTTAATCGGGGAACTATAA
- a CDS encoding YARHG domain-containing protein: MKKILLAILFCLLSIFTFANDWEFGSEGEHIIPLKGSNMSIKKEKITLKLTPDGMLVNVKFTFDNPTAENKIVGFVTPESGNGEEEDETTKPKRKAEPLKIKNFKTTVNGKEVKSNVELLSKLLSKGVLDNNIIKEYTEKEKTFYNYVYYFNADFKQGENVVEHSYFYTGSYGIYERDFEYVVTTISKWKNQTVEDFEIEVHPENYFVKLPYSFWKDNKKINWEVVGKGKMVTIAPTKKSNDEDATGLERYGIIYLKLNNGFVRYKTKNFSPNQDFYMTRMDNILGFDYEFPEGKIQGYKFKDDYFTTLRETIYDDYPSIVSSLKDLKDKDLDIIRNYPYAFAGYDFAKKDLKDYFSQFIWYSPVGKNVKIDPNFNNIIKAVDEIKAKRKK; this comes from the coding sequence ATGAAAAAAATTTTATTAGCAATTTTATTTTGCCTTTTAAGTATTTTTACTTTTGCAAATGACTGGGAATTTGGCTCAGAAGGTGAACATATAATACCTTTAAAAGGCTCTAATATGAGTATTAAAAAGGAAAAAATCACTTTAAAATTAACACCAGATGGAATGCTAGTTAATGTAAAATTCACTTTTGATAACCCTACTGCTGAAAATAAGATTGTAGGTTTTGTTACACCTGAAAGTGGAAATGGTGAGGAAGAAGATGAAACAACTAAACCAAAAAGAAAAGCAGAACCTTTAAAAATTAAAAATTTTAAAACTACTGTCAATGGTAAAGAAGTTAAATCTAATGTTGAATTATTATCTAAATTACTTTCAAAAGGTGTTTTAGATAATAATATTATAAAAGAGTATACAGAAAAAGAAAAAACTTTCTATAACTACGTTTATTATTTTAATGCAGATTTTAAGCAAGGGGAAAATGTTGTAGAACATAGTTATTTCTATACTGGTTCTTATGGAATATATGAAAGAGATTTTGAGTATGTTGTAACTACTATTTCTAAATGGAAAAATCAAACTGTTGAAGATTTTGAAATTGAAGTTCATCCTGAAAACTATTTTGTTAAATTACCTTATTCTTTTTGGAAAGATAATAAAAAAATAAACTGGGAAGTTGTTGGTAAAGGAAAAATGGTCACAATAGCTCCAACTAAAAAATCTAATGATGAAGATGCTACTGGATTAGAAAGATATGGAATAATTTATCTAAAACTTAATAATGGTTTTGTTAGATACAAAACTAAAAACTTCTCTCCTAATCAAGATTTCTATATGACTCGTATGGATAATATTTTAGGATTTGATTATGAATTTCCAGAAGGAAAAATTCAAGGATACAAGTTTAAAGATGATTATTTTACAACTTTAAGAGAAACAATTTATGATGACTACCCTAGCATAGTTAGCTCTCTAAAAGACTTAAAGGATAAAGATTTAGATATAATTCGTAACTATCCTTATGCTTTTGCTGGATATGATTTTGCTAAAAAAGATTTAAAAGATTATTTCTCTCAATTTATTTGGTATAGTCCAGTTGGAAAAAATGTAAAGATTGATCCTAATTTTAATAATATAATAAAAGCAGTTGATGAAATAAAGGCAAAAAGAAAGAAATAA
- a CDS encoding YfcC family protein has protein sequence MKKKFVFPNTYVIIILMMIVAVLLTWIIPSGEFERVKDEVSKQSIIIPGTFKYIENNPISFLQIPVYIMKGLAKASDIVFLVIIVGGAFNIIIETGMFQSFAGRLTKVFSNKEVLIIPAFSTIFALACTTMGVNTFIGFAPIAVIIARSIGYDAIVGVSMVALGGAIGFSTGTFNPFTTGVAQSIAGLPIFSGVGYRFICLVVFLIVTNIYIIWYAKKVKANPEASVVYEMEQENKKVEVSEKQHDKIEGRHYLVLLIVIACFVLLVYGSQNWKWKLQENAAMFLWMGVLSGFAYGFGPSRIAEEFTKGAKKLVYGALMIGMANGISLILADGKILDTTVQYLGGLLVVLPSHAQAAGMFLMQLLINGLITSGSGQAAATMPIMLPVADIIGMTKQTAVLAFNFGDGLSNYILPTSSALMGFIAMVGISYSNWMKFMWRLFLIWTVVGAVLVIVANSINYGPF, from the coding sequence ATGAAAAAGAAATTTGTTTTTCCAAACACTTATGTAATCATTATATTAATGATGATTGTGGCTGTTCTTTTAACTTGGATAATTCCATCAGGAGAATTTGAGAGAGTAAAAGATGAGGTTAGTAAGCAATCTATAATTATTCCAGGAACTTTCAAGTATATAGAAAATAATCCTATTAGTTTCTTACAAATTCCTGTATATATAATGAAAGGTTTAGCAAAGGCTTCTGATATTGTTTTCTTAGTTATTATAGTTGGAGGGGCTTTTAATATAATTATAGAAACAGGTATGTTCCAAAGTTTTGCTGGAAGATTAACAAAAGTTTTTTCAAATAAAGAAGTTTTAATTATACCAGCATTTTCTACAATTTTTGCCTTAGCTTGTACAACAATGGGTGTTAATACTTTTATAGGTTTTGCACCAATAGCGGTTATCATTGCAAGAAGTATTGGTTATGATGCAATAGTTGGAGTTAGTATGGTTGCACTTGGAGGAGCTATTGGATTTAGTACAGGAACATTCAATCCTTTTACAACAGGAGTTGCTCAATCAATAGCAGGACTTCCAATATTTTCAGGGGTAGGATATAGATTTATTTGTTTAGTAGTATTTTTAATAGTAACTAATATATATATTATATGGTATGCTAAAAAAGTAAAAGCTAATCCAGAAGCGAGTGTTGTTTATGAGATGGAACAAGAAAATAAAAAAGTAGAAGTTTCTGAAAAACAACATGATAAAATTGAAGGAAGACATTATCTAGTTTTATTAATTGTTATAGCTTGTTTTGTTCTTTTAGTATATGGAAGTCAAAACTGGAAATGGAAATTACAAGAAAATGCAGCTATGTTCTTATGGATGGGTGTACTAAGTGGTTTTGCTTATGGTTTTGGACCAAGTAGAATAGCAGAAGAATTCACCAAGGGAGCTAAAAAATTAGTTTATGGAGCTCTAATGATAGGAATGGCTAATGGAATTTCTTTAATTCTAGCAGATGGAAAAATATTAGATACAACAGTTCAATATTTAGGAGGACTGTTAGTAGTACTACCTAGTCATGCTCAAGCAGCAGGAATGTTCTTAATGCAACTTTTAATAAATGGACTTATCACTTCTGGAAGTGGACAAGCGGCAGCAACTATGCCAATTATGTTGCCAGTAGCAGATATTATAGGAATGACAAAACAAACAGCTGTACTTGCATTTAACTTTGGAGATGGCTTAAGTAACTATATTCTTCCAACATCATCTGCACTTATGGGATTCATCGCAATGGTTGGAATTTCATATAGTAATTGGATGAAATTTATGTGGAGATTATTCTTAATTTGGACAGTTGTGGGGGCAGTTTTAGTTATTGTTGCGAACTCAATTAACTATGGTCCATTTTAA
- a CDS encoding sodium-dependent transporter produces MDNSERKFQSKLGFILTCVGSAVGMANIWAFPYRVGKYGGAVFLLIYFMFIALFSYVGLSAEYLIGRRAETGTLGSYEYAWNEKGKGKLGYTLAYIPLLGSMSIAIGYAIISAWVLRTFGAAVTGKILEVDTAQFFGEAVTGNFVILPWHIAVIVVTLLTLFAGASSIEKTNKIMMPAFFVLFFILAVRVAFLPGAIEGYKYLFVPDWSYLSNVDTWVNAMGQAFFSLSITGSGMIVCGAYLDKKEDIINGALQTGIFDTIAAMIAAFVVIPASFAFGYPASAGPSLMFMTIPEVFKQMPFGQLLAILFFLSVVFAAVSSLQNMFEVVGESIITRFKLSRKAVIFLLAIISLVIGIFIEPENKVGPWMDVVTIYIIPFGAVLGAISWYWLLKKESYMEELNLGSKVPRSEIYHTIGKYIYVPLVLVVFVLGIIYHGIG; encoded by the coding sequence ATGGATAATTCGGAAAGAAAATTTCAGTCAAAATTAGGCTTTATATTAACTTGTGTTGGTTCTGCTGTTGGAATGGCTAATATTTGGGCTTTTCCATATAGAGTTGGAAAATACGGGGGAGCAGTATTTTTATTAATATATTTTATGTTTATTGCATTATTTTCTTATGTTGGACTATCTGCTGAATATTTAATTGGAAGAAGAGCTGAAACAGGAACATTGGGTTCTTATGAATATGCTTGGAATGAAAAAGGAAAAGGTAAGTTAGGATATACTTTAGCTTACATACCTCTTTTAGGTTCTATGAGTATAGCTATTGGATACGCAATAATCTCTGCTTGGGTCTTAAGAACATTTGGAGCAGCAGTTACAGGAAAAATTTTAGAAGTTGATACAGCTCAATTTTTTGGTGAAGCAGTTACAGGGAACTTTGTAATTCTACCTTGGCATATAGCTGTAATTGTTGTGACTCTACTTACTCTTTTTGCTGGAGCTTCAAGTATAGAAAAAACAAATAAAATAATGATGCCAGCATTCTTTGTACTATTCTTTATATTAGCAGTGAGAGTTGCATTTTTACCAGGAGCTATTGAAGGATATAAATATCTATTTGTCCCTGATTGGTCTTATCTATCTAATGTTGATACTTGGGTAAATGCAATGGGACAAGCTTTCTTCTCACTTTCAATAACTGGTAGTGGAATGATAGTTTGTGGAGCATACCTTGATAAAAAAGAAGATATAATCAATGGTGCATTACAAACTGGTATTTTTGATACAATAGCTGCTATGATAGCTGCCTTTGTTGTAATCCCAGCTTCATTTGCATTTGGATATCCTGCAAGTGCTGGACCATCTTTAATGTTTATGACTATACCAGAAGTATTTAAGCAAATGCCATTTGGTCAATTATTAGCAATATTATTCTTCTTATCTGTTGTATTTGCAGCAGTAAGTTCATTACAAAATATGTTTGAAGTTGTTGGTGAATCAATAATAACAAGATTTAAACTATCAAGAAAAGCTGTTATTTTCTTACTTGCTATAATATCCCTTGTTATAGGAATATTTATTGAGCCTGAAAATAAAGTTGGACCTTGGATGGATGTAGTTACTATCTATATAATTCCATTTGGAGCAGTACTAGGAGCAATTTCTTGGTATTGGTTACTTAAAAAAGAATCTTATATGGAAGAACTTAACCTAGGAAGTAAAGTCCCTCGTTCAGAAATATATCATACTATTGGTAAATATATATATGTACCATTAGTTTTAGTAGTATTTGTACTTGGTATTATATATCATGGTATAGGATAA
- a CDS encoding GntR family transcriptional regulator encodes MRVVKDLLSEQIYKILKNDIINSKINFGEVLVNKNLQERFEVSSTPIRDAILRLKEDGIIEEITRSGAKLIDFDPNFACEVNQLIMTITLGVIEYSLENEENKKEILANLNKYVKLQQEDMSTDLYYEYDYHFHKTFFDYSNNKLLKDLFKKYNLINEILVKAYHKGEFSLEIRKACLEDHKSIIKSIEENNISKTLDSVKKHYLRADRIFKNKIKIN; translated from the coding sequence ATGAGAGTGGTAAAGGATTTATTAAGTGAGCAGATATATAAAATTTTAAAAAATGATATCATAAATTCTAAAATAAATTTTGGTGAAGTTTTGGTCAATAAGAATCTACAAGAAAGATTTGAGGTAAGTTCAACTCCAATAAGGGATGCAATTCTTCGCTTAAAAGAAGATGGAATAATAGAAGAAATAACAAGATCAGGGGCTAAGTTGATAGATTTTGACCCTAATTTTGCTTGTGAGGTTAATCAATTAATTATGACTATTACCTTAGGTGTTATTGAATATTCATTAGAAAATGAAGAAAACAAAAAAGAAATACTTGCTAACTTAAATAAATATGTTAAGTTACAACAAGAAGATATGTCTACTGACTTATACTATGAATACGATTATCATTTCCATAAAACTTTTTTTGATTATTCAAATAATAAATTGTTAAAAGATTTATTTAAAAAATATAATTTAATCAATGAAATTCTGGTTAAGGCTTATCATAAAGGAGAGTTCTCATTAGAAATTAGAAAAGCTTGTTTAGAAGATCATAAAAGCATTATTAAATCTATTGAAGAAAATAATATATCTAAGACCTTAGATTCAGTAAAGAAACATTATTTAAGAGCTGATAGAATATTTAAAAATAAAATAAAAATAAATTAA
- a CDS encoding FAD-dependent oxidoreductase, producing the protein MERIYDMIVIGGGPAGLSAGIYGGRAKLDVLVIEKENKGGQISLTSEVVNYPGILEISGSEFMTQTRKQAQGFGVNFVQEEVVDMDFTQKIKTIKTNNAEYKTLSVVIATGAAPRKLGFPGEQEFTGRGVAYCATCDGEFFTGMDIFVIGAGFAAAEEAMFLTKYGKSVTIIAREPDFTCAKSIGDKVKAHPKITVKFNTELTELTGDVKPTAAKFKNNVTGEITEYKAKVGQTFGVFVFVGYAPSSEIFKGHIEIGQGGFIPTNEDLMTNVDGVFAVGDIRPKRLRQVVTAVADGAIAATSIEKYVHDLRDELGIKKEEKEEEKTTSVATEQEHFLDDELRQQLVAVIDRFENPVEIVVFKDPNNEESINIENAVKDIASISPEKLKFSSYNEGENKELEAKVNVTRTPTIAILDKDGNYSGLKYSSLPSGHELNSFILGLYNVAGPGQKVATESLEKIEKINKPVNIKIGISLSCTKCPKTVQATQRIATLNKNVEMEMINIFTFQDFKNRYDIMSVPAIIVDDQHIYFGEKTVEDMLEIINK; encoded by the coding sequence ATGGAAAGAATTTATGATATGATTGTTATTGGTGGAGGACCTGCTGGTTTATCTGCTGGAATATATGGTGGAAGAGCAAAACTAGATGTTTTAGTTATAGAAAAAGAAAATAAAGGTGGACAAATCAGCCTTACAAGTGAAGTTGTAAACTATCCTGGAATATTAGAAATTTCTGGAAGCGAATTTATGACTCAAACTAGAAAACAAGCTCAAGGTTTTGGAGTTAATTTTGTTCAAGAAGAAGTTGTTGATATGGACTTCACTCAAAAAATAAAGACTATTAAAACTAATAATGCTGAATATAAAACTCTTAGTGTTGTTATTGCAACAGGAGCTGCACCAAGAAAATTAGGTTTCCCTGGTGAACAAGAATTTACAGGAAGAGGTGTTGCTTACTGTGCTACTTGTGATGGAGAATTTTTCACAGGAATGGATATTTTTGTTATAGGAGCAGGTTTTGCTGCTGCTGAAGAAGCAATGTTCTTAACTAAATATGGAAAATCAGTAACAATTATTGCAAGAGAACCTGACTTTACTTGTGCTAAGTCAATAGGAGATAAAGTAAAAGCTCATCCAAAAATTACTGTTAAATTTAATACTGAATTAACTGAGTTAACAGGAGATGTTAAACCAACAGCTGCTAAATTTAAAAATAATGTAACAGGAGAAATCACTGAATACAAAGCAAAAGTTGGACAAACATTTGGAGTATTTGTATTTGTTGGGTATGCACCTTCAAGTGAAATATTCAAAGGACATATTGAAATAGGTCAAGGAGGGTTCATTCCTACTAATGAAGATTTAATGACTAATGTTGATGGAGTATTTGCAGTAGGAGACATTAGACCTAAGAGATTAAGACAAGTTGTAACAGCTGTTGCTGATGGAGCTATTGCAGCTACAAGTATAGAAAAATATGTTCATGATTTAAGAGATGAATTAGGAATCAAAAAAGAAGAAAAAGAAGAAGAAAAGACTACTTCTGTTGCTACTGAACAAGAACACTTCTTAGATGACGAATTAAGACAACAATTAGTAGCAGTTATTGATAGATTTGAAAATCCAGTAGAAATTGTAGTTTTCAAAGATCCTAACAATGAAGAATCAATAAATATAGAAAATGCTGTAAAAGATATAGCTTCTATATCTCCTGAAAAATTAAAATTCTCATCATATAATGAAGGAGAAAATAAGGAATTAGAAGCTAAAGTAAATGTTACAAGAACACCTACAATAGCTATTTTAGATAAAGATGGAAACTATTCAGGTTTAAAATATTCAAGTTTACCAAGTGGTCATGAATTAAATTCATTTATACTTGGACTGTATAATGTTGCTGGTCCAGGACAAAAAGTTGCTACTGAAAGTTTAGAAAAAATTGAAAAAATCAATAAACCAGTAAATATAAAAATTGGAATTTCATTGTCTTGTACTAAATGTCCTAAGACTGTTCAAGCAACTCAAAGAATTGCAACATTAAATAAAAATGTTGAAATGGAAATGATAAATATTTTTACTTTCCAAGATTTTAAAAATAGATATGATATTATGAGTGTACCTGCTATTATAGTTGATGATCAACATATCTACTTTGGAGAAAAAACTGTTGAAGATATGTTAGAAATTATTAACAAATAA